In Actinomadura luteofluorescens, the sequence GTCCAGCTCCGGATGCCGGGTGCCGTCGAGCGAGTGCGCCAGCCGCGCCGTCCGGCGCCAGCTCTCCTCGGCGTCCTCCAGCGGCTGGAGCAGCGCCGACCAGGCGGCGTCGGCGGCGGTGATCTCGCCCGCGACGAACTCGTAGGCGTCCGACATCATCGCGACGGCCTCGTCCAGCGTGATGCGGCGCTCCTGCGGGCCGAGCAGCGTCCGGTGCTCCAGCGGGATCTGCCCGTCGGGCAGCTCCACCGACTGGCCCGACAGCAGGCCCGACAGCTCCATCAGCGCGGCCGGGTCGAGCCGGGGCGACCGCTCGCGCAGCTCGCCCGCCGCGTCCAGGACCCGCTGGTAGGCGTCGAACAGCCGCCACAGCGTCGCCAGCCGGGCCTGCGCAACGTCCCAGCGCCGCCACGTCTCGCCGGTGAGCCGGGCGCCCTTGAGCAGGCGGCCGCCGTCGTGGCGTTCCAGTTCGAGGAGGTTCGCGGCGATGCGGTCGCGCTCGTCCCGCAGCGTGCGCAGGGCATGGTCGACGCCTTCACGGCTCATGGGCGCGGCGGCCCCTGCCCCGCTCTGGTCCAACGTCTGCCCCGCGATCGTCTTCTCGGTCCCCCCTGAGCATGCCCGCAGAGCCGGTCTGGGAGCACGGACCGGTCCAGTATCGGACGTACGCTCTCATACAAGTGTGATCCGTGACACTAACCGAGACAAGGTGCTTTCCGTCTCGACAGGTCCGCGTCGCGGGACCGCCGCTCTCCGCTGATCCTCACGTGCCCGTACCCTGTGCAGGGGGAACCTCGTTGTCCCTGGTGACGTTACGACAGATACGTCATTTAACGAGAGGAGTGGTGAGTCCGCGGTGTCGGACCCCAGTCATAGACCCGGTGCCCCATGCTGAGCGCGGCACTGGGAGTCCTCGCGGTGATCGTCCTCACCGCCGCCACCGGATACTTCGTCGCCCAGGAGTTCGCCTACGTCGCCGCCGACCGCGCGACCCTGGAACAGGCCGCCGAACGGGGCGACACCTCCGCCCGCAGAGCCCTCAAGGTCATCGGCAGGGTCTCCTTCATGCTGTCGGGCGCGCAGCTCGGCATCACGATGACGACCCTGGTCGTCGGCTTCATCGCCAAACCGGCCCTCGCCGAGCTGATCCAGCCGCTGCTGGGCCTGGTGGGCATCCCCGAAGGGGCGACAGGCGCGATCGCCCTCGCGACCGGCTTCGTCCTGGCGACGCTCATCCAGATGCTCCTCGGCGAGCTGTTCCCGAAGAACCTCGCCTTGGCCCGCGCCGAGCAACTGGCGCGCGTACTGGCCGCGTCCACGCTCGTCTACCTGACGGTCGCCGGGCCGCTGATCCGGCTGTTCGACCGCGCGGCGGAGCGGCTGCTGCGCGCCGTGGGCGTCGAGCCCGTCGAGGAGCTGCACAGCGGCGCCACGCTCGAGGAGCTCGGCGACATCATCGGCAAGTCGCACAGCGCCGGGCACCTGCCCGCCGACCTGTCCGGCCTGCTCGACCGCGCCCTGTCGTTCGGCGACCTCACGGCCGACGAGGTCATGGTGCCGCGCCCGCACGTCCGCGCGCTCCCGGCGACCGCGCCGCTCGCCGACCTGGTCGCGCTGATCCGCGAGACCGGGCACAGCGCGTACCCCGTCTACGGGACGGAGGTCGACGACGTCGTCGGCGTCGCGGGCGTCCGCGAGGTCGCCGACGACGCGCTCGACCCGTCCACCCCGGTCGGGTCCGTCGCCCGGCCCGCGCTGCTGGTGCCCGGCAGCCAGCCGCTGTACGGCGTCATCGAGCACATGCGCGACTCCGGCGAGGAGTTCGCCTGCGTCGTGGACGAGTACGGCGGGCTCGCCGGCATCCTCACCTTCGAGGACGTCGCCGAGGAGCTCGTCGGGGAGATCGCCGACGAGACCGACGGCCCCGAGGACGCCCCGAAGTCCGGGCCCGACGGGTCCTGGCTGGTCGACGCCGGCATGCGCATCGACGAGGTCGGCCGCCTCACCGGCCTCGACCTGCCCGAGGGCGACGCCTACGACACCCTGGGCGGCCTCGTCATGGCGGAGCTGCGGCGGCTGCCGAGCCCCGGCGACCGCCTCACCGTCGCACTGGACGGCGGCGCCGTCGAACTGGAGGTCGTGAGCGTGGCCCGCCGGGTCGCCGAGAAGATCCTGATCCGCGCGGCCGCGCCCGCGGACGTCCCGTCCGGCGAGGAGGAGGTCGCGTGGACCCGCTGACCTCGCTGCTGATCACCGCCGCGCTGCTGCTCGGCAACGGCTTCTTCGTCGCCGCCGAGTTCGCGCTGGTCGCGGCCAACCGCCCGCAGCTCGAACGCGCCGCGGCCAAGGGCAGCCGCCCCGCCGTGGCCGCCGTCGCGGGCGTCCGCGAGCTGTCACTCATGCTCGCCGGCGCGCAGTTCGGCATCACGATGTGCTCGCTCGGCCTCGCCATCGTCACCGAGCCCGCGTTCGAGCACTTCCTCGAACCGCCGCTGCACGCGCTCGGCGTCCCCGAGGCGGGCTCCAAGGCCATCGCGCTCGGCTGCGCGCTCGCCGTCGTGACGTTCCTGCACATGGTCATCGGCGAGATGGCCCCGAAGTCGTGGGCGATCGCGCACCCGGAGCGGTCGGCGATGATCCTCGCCCTGCCGTTCCGCGCGTTCGCGAAGGTGTCCCGCCCGATCCTGTCGGCGCTGAACGCCGTGACCAACGCCCTGCTGCGGCTCATCCGCGTCACGCCGAAGGACGAGCTGGACAGCCACACCGACCCGGCGCGGCTCAGCCACCTCGTCGGCGAGTCCCGCCGCCTCGGCCTCATCGGGCGCCGCGACCACGAGCTGCTGCACCGGGCGATCTCGGCGCGGGAGGCCACGGTCGGGCGCCTCGTCGTGCCCGCCACCTCCGTCACCACGATCGACGCGGACGCGACCGCCGCGCAGATCCGCCGCACCGCCACGGCCAGCGGCCACAGCCGCCTGCTGGTCCGCGACCTGGACGGCGCGATGACGGGGATCGTCCACGTCCGGGCCGCCATCATCGAGCCGGGCGACGAGCGCCGCGCGGGCGAGCTGGCGCACCCGGCCCCCGTCCTCACGGCGAAGACGACCGTGCTGGACGCGGTCAGCCGCATGCGCCGCGGCCGCGCCCAGCTCGCCGTGGTCAACGACGACCGCGACGAGTTCACCGGCATCGTCACCCTGGACGACCTCCTGGCGGAGCTTCTGGCCACCAACCCGCACTGACACAGCCCGCGTACCTGCGACAACACCGCAGGTGTCGAGGTGCTGCAACGGGTTTTCCGGTTCATCATCGGAGGATGAGCGGACACGGTCACGGCCACGGGCACGGCCACGGGCACTCGCACAAAGGGCGCCTCACCCACCTGATGCGCCCGCACTCGCACGAGGCGGCCGACAAGGTGGACTCGGCCATGGAGGCGAGCGCCCAGGGCATGCGCGCCCTGTGGATTTCGCTGTTGGCCCTGGGCGCGACCACGGCGCTGCAAGCCGCCGTGGTCGCGTTCACCGGTTCGGTCGCGCTGCTTGGCGACACGCTCCACAACGCCGCCGACGCGCTGACGGCCGTCCCGCTGGGCATCGCGTTCCTGCTCGGTCGCCGCCCGCCGTCCCGCCGGTACACCTACGGGTACGGCCGCGCCGAGGACCTGGCGGGCGTCGTCATCGTCCTGGCCATCGCCGCGTCCTGCGCCGTCGCCGGATACACCGCCGTCCAGCGCCTGGCCCATCCACAGCCTGTGGAACACGTGGCCGCCGTGGCGGGCGCCGCACTGGTCGGCTTCCTGGGCAACGAACTGGTGGCCCGCTACCGCATCCGCATAGGCCGCCGCATTGGCTCCGCCGCGCTGGTCGCCGACGGTCTCCACGCCCGCACGGACGGCTTCGCCTCACTGGCCGTCCTGTTGGGCGCCGCCGGTGTCGCCCTGGGCGCCCCCTGGGCCGACCCGGTCGTCGGCCTGCTCATCACGGTGGCGATCCTGACCGTCCTGTGGCAGACGGCCCGCGAGGTGTGGCGCCGCCTGATGGACGCCGTCGACCCCGCCCTGGTCGACCGGGCCGAAGCCGCCCTCTCCGCCACGCCCGGCGTCCGGGCCGTGGGCGACGTCCGACTCCGCTGGATCGGCCACAGTCTGCGCGCCGAATGCGACGTGATCGTCGACCCGGCCGCCACCGTCGTCCACGCCCACCGGATCGCCGTGGACGCCGAGCACAGCCTCCTGCACGCCCTCCCCCGCCTGGCCGGAGCCGTGGTCCACCCCGACCCCGAACCCCGCCCCGGTGAAGATCATCACGCCGCTCTGGCGGGACATCGCTGAGCCCGCGACCTGTGAGACGTTAGTCCGGAGCAGAAGGGGAACATACTGGCCCCGGACGATCGATCTGGGACGGGATGGCGTCGTGAACCAGCCTTCGGAAACCAACGGACCCGACGAGAACACCGGACCCCCCTACGTCCCGGACTCCGACCTCCCCACGGTCACCGTCCCCCTCCCCACCGTGGACGAACAGGAACCGCCCGCCGAGGCCACCCAGGCCCTCCCGGCCGTCACCCCGCCCGAAACCGGCGAGCCACCGTCCGACGCCACACCACCGGCCAACGACACCCCGGCCGCGCCAGCCGAGCTAACGAACACCCCACCCCCGGCTCCAGCACCCGCCGCAGACACAACGGCGATCGACCTACCAGACCTCACCGCAGTGGAAGCGCAGTCGAAGCAGGCCAGCCCCCTGGAGACCCCAGACTCGGCAGAGACCGCCGACACGACAGCGGCAGACGATGCAGACCCCCCGAAGCCACCCGCCAACCCGACCGCTGGCGACCCCGCCACCAGCGAAGCCACACACGCTCACGAGCCACCCCTGGCTGAACCGCCGATCGGCGACCAAGACGACGGCGCAGCCGATCAGGAACCGCCACCCGCGGACCTGGCCGTCGGGCACCCCGCCGCCAGCGAATCCACACGCGCTCACGAGTTGCCCGCGACCGCGCCACCTGCGGGCGGACAGCCCGAGGGCGTAGCCGCCGAGGAACCGGCGCCTGCCGACCCGGCCGCTGGGGACCTCGTCGGCAGCGAATCCACAAGCGCCCATGACCTGCCCGCGACTGCCCCACCTGTGGGCGGACAGGGCGACGCCGAGGCCGATCAGGAACCGGCACCCGCGGACCTGACCGCTGGAGACCCTGCCACCAGCGAATCCACACGCGCTCACGAACTGCCCGGGGCTACGCCACCTGCGGGCGGACAGGCCGAAGGCGTGGCCGATCAGGAACCGCCCGCCGACCTGGCCGCTGGGGACGCCGCCGCCAGCGAATCCACGCGCGTTCAGGAGCCACTCCTGGGTGAGCCGCCTGTCGGCGGGCAGGGCGACGGCATGGCCGATCAGGAATGGCCTGCCGACCTGGCCGCTGGAGACCCCGCCGCCAGCGAATCCACGCGCGTTCAGGAGCCACTCCTGGGTGAGCCGCCTGTCGGCGGGCAGGGCGACGGCATGGCCGATCAGGAATGGCCTGCCGACCTGGCCGCTGGAGACCCCGCCGGTAGCGAGTCCACACGCGTTCACGAGTTGCCCGTGGTTGAGCCGTCTGGTGACGGAGAGGGCGCGGTCGTCCCGGCACAGGGTGTCGAGGAGGAAGGGCTTGATCCTCGGGCGGCTCTCGGGACCGTGCCGATCGATGTCGCCGAGCCGACGCCTCCGTTGGGGACGGAGACGGGCGAGGAGGGCTGGCGTGAGCTGGTCGAGAGCGTCTACGGGCCGCTGACCGAGTTCTACGAGGGGCTCGACGCGCGGCTGCGGGAGGTGCCCGAGGACGTCCCGCCGGTGGGCTGGGCGCCGCACATCGGGGCGGTCCGGGCGCTGCGGGACGGTCAGGTCGCGGGGGACTGGGACGTGCTCGCCCGGTTCCTGGTGGCGCCCGGGACGCTGGAAGGCGCGGAGGCGCCGCGGCTCGTCCAGGTGGACGAGGGCGACGACGCGCGGGTCGTCCGGGACGCGGTCAGGGAGCTCACGGAGGCGGACGGGCGGGCCCTGCTGATCGCCCCCACCCCGGAGAGGGCCGCCGAGCTGCTGCGCGGCGTGGAGGGCGACCCCGACGTCTTCTCACTGCTGATCGAGACGCGGCCGGAGACGGCGGAGGCGCGGTCGGTGCGGACGCAGGCGCTGCCGCCCGTCGAGGAGCCGCCCGCCGAGCAGGAGCCGCTGCGGGATCCGGGGTCCAACGGGACGGTCGAGTTCAAGCCCCTGACCGGCGCGCTCCCGGAGGCGGAGGCCGCAGTGACCAGGGCCGAGCCGCTGCCCTCGCTGCCGTCCGTAAAGCCGGTGGAGCCCGAGGAGGGTCCGTCGGCGCCGGAGACGCGGGTGCGGTCGGCGGCGCTCCGTCCGGTCGGGGAGGCGTGGCGGCTGTCGTGGCAGACGGAGGCGCGGCTGCTGCAGCGCGGGCTGATGTCGCTGGAGCAGTGGCCGCGGGACGCGGCGGCGCTCCAGTCCGTCCGGGCGGAGAACCTGCGGCGGGCCGAGCAGCTCGAGGCGGAGAAGGCGGGCCTGGCCGACGCGATCGAGGAGGCGCGGGCCGCCGCGGCGGGCGCGCAGGAGGCGGCGGCCGACGCCGACGCCGAGGCGGAGCGGCTGTCCGGCGTCCAGGAGGAGGCCGAGGCGGAGCTGGAGGGGCCGCGGGCCGAGGCGGCGCGGCTGCAGAGGGCCGCGGACGAGGCGGGCGCCGAGGCGGCGGCGCAGACCCGGACCGCCGACGCGGCCTACGCGCGGTGCGTCCAGATCGATGAGCGGGCCAAGACGGCGCAGGCGGAGTTGCAGGGCGCGCGGCAGGCGGAGGCGTCCCTCACCGACGAGCTCGCGCGGGCGCGGGAGGCGCTGCCCGGCGCGGCCGAGGAGGCGCACCGGCTGACGGCGGCCGACGCCGACGCCGCGGCGGAGGGGCACGCCGCGTACTACCGGCTGGTGTCGGCGGAGTCTGCGCTGTCGGCGCTGCGCCGCAAGATGACGCTCGGGCAGCGGCTGCACGTGGCGTCGCCACCGTCGGAGCTGCGCGGCCTGCGCGAAGAGGTCAAGGCCCGGACGCGGGAGGCGGACGAGGCGGCGACGCGGGCGCGGGAGGCCAAGGAGGCGGCGGAGCACGCGGAGCGGGTGCGGCGCGGGCTGGCGTCGTTCGTGTCCGAGGGCGGGGCGCGGCTGAAGGCGGCGCAGGAGGCCCAGGAGCGGCTCGGAACGGAGCTGACCTGGCTCGCGGCGGAGCGGGAGAAGGTCGGCGCCGAGCACCAGGAGCAGGCGCGGCAGGCGTCGGAGGCGGTCGAGCGGGCCACCGAGGCGGGCCTGCGGGCCCGCGCGGCGCACCAGGTCGCGCAGGCGATCGAGGAGCGGGCGACCGCCGCGCGGACGTCCCGCGAGGCGGCGCTGGCGGCGGCGGCGCAGGCCCGGTCGGACGCGGAGGCCGCGGCGGCGCGCGCGGCGGAGACCGGGGCCGAGCTGGCACGCCGCACGGAGGAGGCCGCGGCGGAGATCGCCGAACTGGAGCCCGAGCTGGAGACGGTGGCGGCGGCCGAGGGGCGGTCGCGGGAGAACGTCCTGGAGATCTGCGGCGCCGACCCCGCCGACGACCCGGAGGCCGTCCCCGCGCACCAGCGCCGCGCGATGGCCCGGATCGAGGAGCTCACCGGCTACCTGGAGGGCGGCCGGGCGGCGGGCAGCGAGGTCCTGCTCCGCACCGCCGACCTCGTCGTCGGGACGCCGGCGGGCGCCGGGCTGACCGTCCGCGACGAGGAGTTCGACGCGCTGATCGTCGCGGACGCGGGGACGGTGACCGACGGCGAGTTCCTGATCGGGGCCGTCCGGGCGCGCCGCTGGATCCTCGTGGGGACGGCCGGGACGCGCCCGCCCGGCTACCGGGAGTACGAGGGCTCGCCGTCCGGGCGGCTGGAGCTGAGCCCGTTCGAGCGCGCCTCGACGGCCGCGCCCGGCCTGGTGGACTAGTCCGTGTTTCACAGTCCCGGCCCACGTAGCTCGCCTGGCGGCAGTGTTTGCACGTCCCGGCCCACTCCGCTCGCCTGGCGGCTCGCTACGTGACCGGTCCCGGGCGAACGCGGCATCGCTTCGCGATCTGCCCGGCTCCGCTCGCCTTCGGCTTCGCTCCACCGGGCAGGTCACGCGTTCGCGCGTGGCCGAGGCGCCTTCGAGACAGGCGCTAGTCCCGGTCCTTGTCGTCGTCGTCGGGGAGGAACAGGTGGAGGAGCCAGCCGACGACGCCGACGACGATCGCGCCCCAGAAGGCGGGCCAGAACCCGGTCACGTGGAACGGCAGCTCGAGCCCCTCCGCCAGCTCGCTCGTCAACCAGAGCAGCAGCGCGTTCACGACGAGCCCGATGAGGCCGAGCGTGATGACGTAGAAGGCGCAGCCGAGCGTCTTGATGATCGGCTTGAGGACGGCGTTGACCAGCCCGAAGATGACGGCGACCGCGACCAGCGTGAGGATCCGCCGACCGGTGGTCTGGTCGCCGAGCGTGATGCCGTCGATCAGGACCGTGGCGACCCACAGGGCGACCGCGGTGGCGACGACCTTGAGAAGAATTCGCACGCCATGCATCATGCTGGCCGGGAACCGGCCATGTCATCCCACTGAGAAACGATCCGGGCGGAGACTCCCGTCATCACCGCGAATGACCCGCCCGGCGCGGGCGTCCTACTCGGTGCGGTCGAAGAACGGGGAGGTGGCGGCGGGCTGCGAGCGGGCGCCGGACCCCCGGCCCGCCACGCGGGCACCCTGCACGGCGGGCTCGCGCGGCGCGGCGTTCCGAGGGGACGCGTTCTGCCGGACGCGGGCCAGTTCGCGCTCCAGGCGGCGCTTCTCCATCTCCAGCGTGGTCAGGGACTCCTCGTGCTCCTCGCGCAGGTCGCGCAGGTCGCGGCGGTTGCGGATGCGGCGGGCGGCGCCCGTGTAGGCGAGCGTCATGCCGACGAGGAAGACGAGGGACACGGCCGCGCCGGAGAGGAACACCTGCCATTCGCTCTCCAGGCCCGGGACGGCCTGGCCGAAGACGACGAGGTCCGCCGGGCCGGTGTTGTCCATGACGACGCCGGCGCCGACGGTGATGGCGGCCGCGACCAGGAGGAAACCGAGGAACACCATGGGCACATCTCCTTCGCGAGAGACTCCGGAGGGGGAACGGAGGGCCCCCACCATGCCAGACCGAAACTCGATCATGTCGCATTCG encodes:
- a CDS encoding phage holin family protein, which translates into the protein MRILLKVVATAVALWVATVLIDGITLGDQTTGRRILTLVAVAVIFGLVNAVLKPIIKTLGCAFYVITLGLIGLVVNALLLWLTSELAEGLELPFHVTGFWPAFWGAIVVGVVGWLLHLFLPDDDDKDRD
- a CDS encoding hemolysin family protein yields the protein MLSAALGVLAVIVLTAATGYFVAQEFAYVAADRATLEQAAERGDTSARRALKVIGRVSFMLSGAQLGITMTTLVVGFIAKPALAELIQPLLGLVGIPEGATGAIALATGFVLATLIQMLLGELFPKNLALARAEQLARVLAASTLVYLTVAGPLIRLFDRAAERLLRAVGVEPVEELHSGATLEELGDIIGKSHSAGHLPADLSGLLDRALSFGDLTADEVMVPRPHVRALPATAPLADLVALIRETGHSAYPVYGTEVDDVVGVAGVREVADDALDPSTPVGSVARPALLVPGSQPLYGVIEHMRDSGEEFACVVDEYGGLAGILTFEDVAEELVGEIADETDGPEDAPKSGPDGSWLVDAGMRIDEVGRLTGLDLPEGDAYDTLGGLVMAELRRLPSPGDRLTVALDGGAVELEVVSVARRVAEKILIRAAAPADVPSGEEEVAWTR
- a CDS encoding cation diffusion facilitator family transporter, producing the protein MSGHGHGHGHGHGHSHKGRLTHLMRPHSHEAADKVDSAMEASAQGMRALWISLLALGATTALQAAVVAFTGSVALLGDTLHNAADALTAVPLGIAFLLGRRPPSRRYTYGYGRAEDLAGVVIVLAIAASCAVAGYTAVQRLAHPQPVEHVAAVAGAALVGFLGNELVARYRIRIGRRIGSAALVADGLHARTDGFASLAVLLGAAGVALGAPWADPVVGLLITVAILTVLWQTAREVWRRLMDAVDPALVDRAEAALSATPGVRAVGDVRLRWIGHSLRAECDVIVDPAATVVHAHRIAVDAEHSLLHALPRLAGAVVHPDPEPRPGEDHHAALAGHR
- a CDS encoding hemolysin family protein, yielding MDPLTSLLITAALLLGNGFFVAAEFALVAANRPQLERAAAKGSRPAVAAVAGVRELSLMLAGAQFGITMCSLGLAIVTEPAFEHFLEPPLHALGVPEAGSKAIALGCALAVVTFLHMVIGEMAPKSWAIAHPERSAMILALPFRAFAKVSRPILSALNAVTNALLRLIRVTPKDELDSHTDPARLSHLVGESRRLGLIGRRDHELLHRAISAREATVGRLVVPATSVTTIDADATAAQIRRTATASGHSRLLVRDLDGAMTGIVHVRAAIIEPGDERRAGELAHPAPVLTAKTTVLDAVSRMRRGRAQLAVVNDDRDEFTGIVTLDDLLAELLATNPH